caaacaaaacaacacatACAACGTGGACCCAgcacccttcctcccctaCCCGCCCAACCTCCTGAATACTACACTGAACTGCTCTTGGACCTGACGACaccgccttttttttttttttttttggtcgcGCAAACGCACGCACGCACGCCCGCAGTATGTACAATAGGTAGtaatagtagtagtagtagtagtagtagtagtagcaTAAAGATGAGTGATGAAGccagggggggagggggggaaaggggtctCCACACAGATACATCAATGTTACACCGTATCTGGCGAAGCAACAGGAACGGCCACGCGTTTCTCTCAAGTGCCGCAGGAACGCATTgcattttatttttcttgtGATGCATGAACAGAGAGAGGCtttgttcttttcttgtccttcCATTTCTAGAAGGGTTCGATTGACCACGTGTGCACGTTGTTGGGCCGGCAGGACGGGTGCGGCGGCGTGCGTGTGTGCGTgcgtgggggagggagggagggaagccCTATCGGCtttggccgaggaggggggaattATGTGAGAATGGGAATCTACCTAGCCATGTTTTCGTTTTGTGTTTGGAGGTACGTGTGTTTCAAGGgacgggggggggggagcggttggggttgaacGTTGGGTGGAAAGGTGAGGGAAAGAAAGGGCCGAATACAAAAGTCAGAGAGTTGTTTGGTCTCGGTGAGTAACGGGGGTGAGGTCAGGTCTGTCAACATTGGTGAACCTTCTTGTGGCACACCGGGTGAGTGGAGGCATGCTTTTCTCGTGTCTGTAAAACAAGGGTGGGTAAGGTATGACTTGGACGCTCActcagaagaggaaggaacATGGTGTAATAGCTTCATGGTCAATGCCTTGTCGGTTGACCAAAGTCATCAAAGTTGGTCTGACAGAGACCGTGACCCACGTGTTGGGTAGCCGAAATAAGAACCCTTCCATTTGTCCTTTTGGGCAGAGTAGCAGTaggtggtgtttgagatGGGTGATTTGAGCTCGAGCACGGCTAAGCATGATATAAAAGTTCATTTTCCGACAAGCACGCACTTTATGCTGATATCTTGCCTTCTGTTGTCCACGAGCCTTTTCTAACTCCGCCACAGGGGTTTCAATTTTCGCACACTTTTCGAACATTGACTTTCGGAAGTCTCTGACAACTCTGATAAGCCATCCATGCTAGTAGGAAGAGGGCTCACGTATAAAGTAAAAGCAAATCTGACGGAAAAAACTGCCTGACGCATGTTCGAATACTGTAGAAAGCATTCGTGTTCCCTTTCGAGCGGTTGAGCCCGACTCCTAGTTGTTTGCTGGAACTGCCTATGCCTGTCTTTTGTTGGTAGAAGATGTCAATGGCTCTCTGCAACACCATTATCTTCCAGAAAGAATTACAAGGCAGGCTTTGTGGTATGatcaggtacctacctagacTGCCCGTTGGTTGTGTGGTTGACCGTGGACTTCCATTGGTCAACTGTTGTGAAAGACAAATATGAGAAAACAGAAAGACTTAGTACCGTGGAACAACGACACTTGTGATATATGAGAGTTAACTCCTGGAATCTCCGTATGACTTGGCTTGAGATATGGCTGACTGTGATACCAACACGAGACCTCCTTCTCGGCTGATTCAGGTGTCGTTCTACACTGAGTCTGGGATGGATCTTTTAATAAGCCGTCTGCTCTCACACCTCAACTCAAGCTTGGAGCGGAATCCCCAGTAGAGGGTTTTAATTCAGTTATAAATAAAAGCTCCCTGTTGAAAGACCGCTGTTTTGATAGTCAAGCTATCAATACTCGAAAGAGAGAACCAAAATGGCATGGCAGATGCCAGGCACGAAGAACAGAACAACCTCCAGTGGCATCTCAAGCCCTTTGCCCTACTGCTGTCCCGAAATATCAAAAATGCCCTCTAAAGCTGTGGGTAACCATACCAAGTAACCATCGCTGAGGCTAAAGTCCAGCCGCCGGTCCATTTCCAGCCTCGGTCCCAACTCCGAACTCCTCTAttaccctcctccttgctaTCTCCAGCCGGCGGAGTCAACTCCTACCTGCTTCCAGCAACCACACCCATCGCCGCAACCAGCGCGTCCATCGCGCTGCTGTGTGTTTTCGCCGTCGGGCCAATCCCCGCTTCCGGCTTGCCCACCCAAGATAGCCCTAATCGATTTGTTTTTGGGTCCCGGCCCTTGGCCCAGATCGAATCCGCGTTCTTCTTGATTGTCATTGCGAATTTCTCATTGGGAACAGCCTTATATAGGTAGTGCAGGTTCCGAATAAAGATACCCTTGAACTGCggcccatcctcaccacagTCCGCTCGCATGTCGCAGTGGTCGGCTTCATGAAGGATGCCGTCTTCATCTTGTAGACTGGCAATGGCCGCTTCGGCAATGTCGACCGCTGGCGAGAGATACGAGTCGTTGCCCGCGGCTTTGCTGAGCTCGACCAGACCACCCAGGATGACCCCCTGATTGTAGGACCAGGTAGtctcgttgttgttgaggcaggtggtgctgttgaggcCATCGTTGATCAGgttgtccttgttgatcAACCCACTCTTCTTAAACCATACCCACTGTTCTCTTGCGATCTGAAGGTAATGGTCTTTGGAACCCTGCACCCGGTTGGCGAGACTGGCAGCCACGGTAAGGTAGAGCTCGTTGGCGATAGCGGCCTTGTACCTCATCGTCTTGTTCCACAAGATACCGCCGCCACAGACGTTGTCGGCGCCGGTTCTCATATCATCAAAAATGCTTTCCGCCATACTGAGGTATTCGATCTTCTTCGTTAAGTCGTACGATCTGATCCAAGCCAatgcccaccacccctcgtCATCGTAAAATGTGTTGATAAACTTAGGGTAACCGCTCTCCGTCGTCCGCGTGTGCATTCTTGATGAGGCCATCTGTTCGTCTGCTCTGTGTCGTTTTCCGATTTGCACGTTCTCCTTCTGAGCATTCACAAACGTAGTGGCAGCAATATCGGTAACATTGACATGCTGATTTGGACCCTCAAGCAGAGCCCAGTCTGTCAAAACTGTAAGAATGTTTGCGTTctgccaccaaccccctgTGTTCCACCCCCCCGTTTGCGGTTTAAACCAGTCTTGAAGAACCTTGGCTGCGATTTCAGCATTTTCGGCGTAGGGCGCGTCAGTTGCAGCGTGGCCGAGCCGGTGAATAGACATATAAAAGAGAGCTCGAGCAGCCAATCCGCCCCATGTGGTGGAAACCATGTTGATAGCTTTTAAACAAGTAAATCCAGTAGTGGTGATCTATTTTCTGAGTCGTTTGTCAAGGGGAGGATATGCAAGAAAATATATACTCGCCACGGTAGCCAAAGTTGTGAAATGATGTACCAGAAGCTCGAAGTTTGATCGAAGACGGAAGACCCTGTGATCGCGAGGGCTGCATCTCCCCGTTTGGGAATCCTGGGCCATGCTACCTGCCAACATGTTGTCCAACTTCAGCACGCATCTTCGGGCGTTCTTGATCATCCGAAACAGGAAGATGCAGTGGAAAGCATAGGTATGTGGTCTGTTCCAACAGGCTAGCGCGTCCCTGTGCGGCATCTGGCGGCAAGGCCATACCATGTAGAAGCGGCAGTGGCAGATGAACAATGACTGGGCCGTTTCCAGGCACGGTTGCGCATGAGGAATGCACGTGAGTGCGAAGATATGCGAAGCGGATGTGTCAAGCGCTCGCTTCTCAAGAGCGCCGGCGGCCGTCACCCATGCGGCCGCGGTATGCAAAGTAGTGATAGGAAGACGACCGAGTGGGTTCAGGCGTACGAGCTGTTGTGGTTCTAGAGAACATTAGCAAACATATGATGaagcatcaccaacaagcgGGCACAACTGATTCAAGATGATCTAGCAGACAGATACCCGTGCCGGCTTGTCGTCAGAAGATGCATGTCAGCGGCGCTGTTGTTGAACACAGATCACTCATTCGGCAGCTGGTCTCCTTGCCGCATCCTATCAGCAGCACGAGGCTTGGTTGTGCAATGGCGGTACAAAACAGCCACTCCACGTGAGCCTCAAACCCAAGATGTCTTGGTACTCTTCTTCGGACGTGGCAAAACATGTGTAGATCCGGGGAGCGGTATCCTTGATGAATCAAATATCGAGATAGCCTTGCGGTTCTTTAAACTTATTGGCAGATTCTATTCGGCCTTGCCACCAGAGACGCCGGGCTGTACGACCAGACAGAGAGTACGGCATACCGCGCGGGCACGAAAGGTATTGGCGGAGCTCCGAACATGATGAAAACCGGAGTTGTGTCTTCGTCGATGAAGAGATTGTCGTCTTTGTCGTCATCATTACTTACCTGATCTGTCAGCGTTCAGGGCAACTGGCTGGTAGGTACAACTGGGGTTGGAAGTTCGAGATTCTTGAAGGTTGGTGGACAAACATGTCGTGCCGCCACAGCAGGAGTGATGAAGTCATCTTGCCAGTTCTGAAAGGATTGTGTTCAGAGGAATGAAGTCGCCGGACGTCAGGTCTTCCCTGTTCTCCATGACGGCAGCGCGGGTCTTGCCGGTTTAATGTGGGGTATTTTGCGGGGAACCCCTGGTAGGGCTGAGCGACTGCCGAACAATGGATTCTTAGCTTGTCGAATGCCCCAAGTTGTATCAATCCGTAAAAGAAGTCAATGACATCAAAAAAGCTAACACCAAATTAAAAGTGCAAAGATAAATATCTGTTTCCTTGTCTGATGTCATTCTCCAAAAGCTCGATAGCTCTTGCGGAAAGCCGAGCTACCCCGCGCCTGCTTACCCCGCAGTATCCCCAATTCCCCAAAGGCACAGTGAGTAGAAGGCTTCCCACAGAAATGAAATCAGCCTCTTTCCTTTTGCTTACAGAGATTATCTAGATATTCTTGAACACTTATGGCTGACCTCCCCGGTTGTATCTCCAAGACCTGATTATGCCAATGGAGTGCAGGTAGCACGAATCAAAACGAGGCATCGGTCCTGCGATAGAGAATCTGATTTCTGGACACACTAGCCCATTCAGCACATGATGCCAAACAGGCGTTTGTCATGGGCTTGAGCACCTCTGTGGACTTTGGGTCCCTCATTCATTTTCGGGCAGCCTCCGTTGGTTCATCCGATATTTCTCGCAATATGCGGTGAGCGTATCACATCACCAAGTGCATGGTGATATGTTGACAGATAAGCAGGGCCGACGACATCTCTTCACAGCCGCATGACCAGCAGTGACCCCGCGAGCCGCAGCGGACCATGTGCGATATCCCGCTGCTTTATGTATATGTATATTCTCAACCATACATGAGCTATCTGCATCTCAGACAGGGCAATGGCGCCTTGACAGAGCAGCTCGTTAATGCAACATGTGCCTTGGTGGGTCAGGGATGTCAAAGCTGCCCTGGTCGTCAAATTATTGAAGTTCGACGAGGATATTGCCAGAAGTAGTAACCCATCATGTCTTGGGGCGGATATGCCCGAGATACCCCCACGAACTCGAACTTGGACAGCATAATAATAACCGTCTGAATTTTAAGGTCACCGGCGTCGGCCACCCACCCCTGTTGGTCTTGGCGTGACCCAGCCACGCAGGCTTCCTGACAACAAGCATGAAGGATCGAGATTTCAGGCGCAGGTCTTCCTGGGCACCCGGGCACTGCGTTGTCGAGGGTCACTAGGCAGTCATCACACCGTCAGAGTGCCGTCGACATTCATCAAAACGCACGAAAGGTCTAATCACATGGGTCGGTGAAGCGAAGGGACACTTGACTCTGCGGAACTTCCTCCGGTGTCTCTTGCCAATCGATGGGCACCATCCGGAGGACCAATCGGCCCGGGCACGGCGCGGCAGGTCCGGGAGGATCCGGGTTAGCTCCTGCACTTGATCTGCAtttttgatggtggtgccggcgCCGTTGTGTTGTTATACATGGACGCTAACAGCTTGGCTTGTCACATGCCGCCCTGCTAGTGTAGTTTCAGATGGTCTCCAGCTCAGACTAAAAGCCGCCGAAGGCTAGCGTTGCGGGAGATCGGTGTCTGGATGATCGCTTGGATGGATTCAACGGCCCGCACACAGTTATCGAGAACAACTGCCGAAATTGAAGACTCCATGATTGAATACAGAACCGAGGGGCTTGTGGTTTGACAGCGCCGGTCAAAAGACCTTCCGGCTGAATAGTTTACCATGAGCTCATATGCCATGATATCACGTCCTTGTGAACAAACTTCTTATGCTCTTTCACGCGACTGAAGCGGTGAGAAGACCTCTTGGACGCAAGCCACTTCTTGTCATTGGACACACATCGATCTTTCTTTTTCGCCGACCTTCCCTCGGTTACCTGTGGGGTGATTGGAGCGCAGAACTTGACAGCCTTCCGAGCTCTCTGGACCCAGGAACAAGCAAAGTTACGCATGCATCTTAATCATGTATCCTGGTGCCAAAGCCCTGTTCATCCTCAAGTTGCTTGATTCGGATGGCGGGAAAGGTTAGGTAGGGGGCGcactcctccccagcaccagAAGAGAACGAACAACCGATATTCGGATCATTCGtacacctccctccttcctgaCCCGGTCCTCGTTTAGTAGCTCTTCTCACAAACGaccaaggaaaaaaaatCCATCACACTTTTCAGGCCTCCTGTGGAACAAGGGCCGAGCGGACCATAATCTTGAGAATCCTTGAGCCTTGTTTGATGCCCGTAAATCACCTCTCACGCACCTACCATCAACGTTCCCACATCCCGTACCTCCGCGAGGTGACACGACGCCTTTAGGAGGCTGGTTCGCTCGGATAAACCGTCGTGTACTTGAATAACTCAGAAGAAGCTGGGCTCCAGCGCTCCCTCACCCGTTCGAACACAAGCACCGTCGAGCGTCGCACAGTTACACAAAACACTAAAGAGCTTAATAACAAGCCGACAGCAAGCGCTCTCTTTCCGCCGGGACTTTGAAAGCTCGGCACATATTTGTATAAAGTTTTGTGTTCCTTGTGTCGTGAGAGTCTGGCTATTTGTGCCGAGAAAGCCACAAACCGCAAGGAGGCTCCCCCAGCCGGAGGGCAGGCGGGGGGAAGTATGGAAAGAGTTCCCGCCGTCTTTTATTTGGcatcctcccctttccacccgAATCTCACATCCGTCTGGGAACCGGACCGGCActgcaaaagaagaaaacagaCTCAGCATGATGGATAACAGATGGTCCCTGTCAACCCCGATTTTCGGAGTCTTTCCTAGCACATGCTTTGTTGCACACAGCACCCGACCTTTTTGAACACCTGCCTGTGttgtcttcatcatccatgTGACTTGATGGGAGCCTTTAAAGACCACGCATCTACCATCACCAGACAGGGCATGGTCCACAAACCTACAAATCACAGTCACACACCTTATGCCGTAAacgggaagaaggggaggggggaaagggggaaataGGGCAACTCTACCCGTCCGTAACCACAAAAAGTTTTGAGGGGAAAAAATCccgccctttttttttttttttttttttttgttttttttttttttgtaaaACGATACACGCACCAGCGGGCCGAGGATACTTCGCTTGTATTAGTTATCATT
This genomic stretch from Podospora bellae-mahoneyi strain CBS 112042 chromosome 1 map unlocalized CBS112042p_1.2, whole genome shotgun sequence harbors:
- a CDS encoding uncharacterized protein (COG:G; EggNog:ENOG503NXCJ; CAZy:GH76), yielding MVSTTWGGLAARALFYMSIHRLGHAATDAPYAENAEIAAKVLQDWFKPQTGGWNTGGWWQNANILTVLTDWALLEGPNQHVNVTDIAATTFVNAQKENVQIGKRHRADEQMASSRMHTRTTESGYPKFINTFYDDEGWWALAWIRSYDLTKKIEYLSMAESIFDDMRTGADNVCGGGILWNKTMRYKAAIANELYLTVAASLANRVQGSKDHYLQIAREQWVWFKKSGLINKDNLINDGLNSTTCLNNNETTWSYNQGVILGGLVELSKAAGNDSYLSPAVDIAEAAIASLQDEDGILHEADHCDMRADCGEDGPQFKGIFIRNLHYLYKAVPNEKFAMTIKKNADSIWAKGRDPKTNRLGLSWVGKPEAGIGPTAKTHSSAMDALVAAMGVVAGSR